The uncultured Ilyobacter sp. nucleotide sequence ATATATGAACTGAGTCTGCTCCTCCGCTTTCCATAGATTCTCTACAGGCTGCACAGTAAGAGATCATATGACCAGTGGTATTTTCCTCAGCTCTTCTTTTCATTACTCTTCCTGCCACATCTGGATTTGCAGGAACAACCATTCCTCCGAAGCCACAGCATCTGGTCTTTTCTCTTGAATTTTCAAGCTCATCTACCTTGTATCCCATCTTATCTATTATCCACCTTATCCCGTCATGAAGGTCTGTTTTCTCTCTGGCAGAACACGAATCATGGATATTAAATACAATATCTGACTCTTTACCTATTCCGTATTTTTCATCAGGTAGACCTATTTCAGGAAGAAGGGTCCACAGAGAAACTACGTCCTGTTTCAGATATTCTGAAAACACTGCAAGGCAAGACTGACAGGCAACTATAACAGTATCTGCTCCCAATTTATCAATTTCATCCTGAACCTCACCAAATCTCTCTTTAAATTTTTCCTTCTGCCCCAGGGCTTTAGTTGGTTTCCCACAGCATTTCAAGACAGAACCAACTTCTCCGTTAAGCTTGTCTTGCAAGTGCCCTAGCACATTCCCCACTGCTTCTGGATTATATGATGGCAGAGAACATCCAGGGAAAAATACATATTTTGTTTTCTTTCCATCTGGAGCCGCATTTGTTGTATTAAAGAATTTTGAGTATCCCAAATATTGATGTACCTCTATAGCCTGATGCCCCTTCATAGGAGACTTCCCTCCGTTGTCCTTTATATATTCAGGCCTCATACCCATAAAGGCACCTTTCATATCAAAGTCTTTAGGACACTTAAGGGTACACTGGGAACATGCGTTACAAGAATAACTTATTTTTGGGTCCATTGCTGCATACCCCTTTTCAAGGTATTCCTCAAAAAGTGTTTTAGGACAATCTGTAAAGTCATTTAACATAATACATTCTTTCATACATAATTTACATGTACACTGAAGACACCTGTTGGCTTCTTTTTCTGCCTCCTCCTTGGTGAATGTAAATTCTGTCTCACTGAAAGATTTTATTCTTTCAGTTGAGTCTAGTTCTTTAGCAGTGACTCTTTCTACCTTCTCGGCAGCATCCCATCCTTCAGGAAGGTACTCAGTTGGAAGGTCAAGTTTTGTTTTATAAGCTCCTTCTTCTTCCATTGTTCTTCCAGCCTTCAGATCTTCGCCCGTCATAAATCTGTCTGCAGAAATAGCAGCTCTTCTCCCCTCAGCCATTGCATCTATTACAATAAAGGCTGAAGCACAATCTCCTGCTACAAATACTTTTTCGTCAGTTACAGACTGCATTGTAAACTCATCAGTTTCAAAGGTTCCATTTTTCCTTTTAGCAATAGTCTCTTTCTTGTCAAAACCTGAATCTATCCCCTGACCTATTGCAAAGACAACTGTATCCACATCTAGCATTTTTTTATTGTCCTCATTGCATTTAGGGTTGAATCTGCCTTCATCATCAAATATAGATACGCACTCTTTGATCTCTAAGCCTTTTACCCTTCCAGTGTCGTCAATTAAGATTTCATTTGTTCCCATAGCCAGATTAAACTTAACTCCCTCTGCTATGGCACCCTTAACTTCATGCATAGAAGAGGTCATCTCTTCATAACTAGCCTCTAGGCACACAGAATAAACCTCTTCAACTCCCTGAAGCCTGAGAGAAGACCTAGCGCAGTCCATGGCAACATCTCCACCACCTACTACAGCAACTCTTTTCCCAACTCCGTTAGAACCGCCAGTAAGAGATATTTCCTTTAGATACTCTGCTGCACTATACACACCTTTGGCATCGTGATTTTTGAGGCTGCTGTCTATACGTCCAGCCTGTCTTCCCACTGCTATGATTACAGCATCATTATCATTTTTTAAAACTTCAAAATCTATATCTACACCTATTTCCACTCCTAGTACAATTTTTACTCCCAGCATCTCAAGAATTGAGTACTCTTCATCTATAACTTCTCTAGGAAGCCTGTATTCAGGAATCCCAACTCTCATCATTCCACCTAGAACAGGAAGCTTGTCGTAAATAGTAACTTCATGACCATTTTTAGAAAGGTCTATCGCAGCCTGAGCTCCTGCAGGACCCGCCCCTATAACTGCGACTTTTTTACCTGTAGCAGGTTTTTTATTCAAATCCCAGTTTATCGGGTTATCAAAATTATCTGCAGCATATCTTTTTATGTTGGCAACTGAAATAGGCTTATCTTCATCTCCTCTTCTGCATCCTGCTTCACAGGGATGAGCACAGACTCTACCAAGGGTTTTTGGCAAAAATAATTTTTCTCTAATTACCCTTATAGCACCCTCTCCGTCTCCTTCTCCTACAAGTCTCACATACTCTTTTATATCTGTATGCATAGGACAAGAAGATTGACATGCCGGATTGGAATCACCCATACAATTATCTACAATATCCTTCATATTTTCCATTACTTCTTTTGGCAATACACCCATTTTTATCCTCCTAAATTACCTCGACTCTTACATCCCGTATTTTACAGGTGCTTTTACAGCCTCATACTCAAGCCAAGATCCATCGTAATTTTTTACATTGTCATATCCAAGAATTTCCACAAGAGCAAACATAGACTGAGTTGATCTTACTGCAGATTTACAGTGTGGCATTATAGCCTTTAGATTTTTAGTTATCCCTGAATCTCTATAAAGCTTTTTTAGTTCAGATTTAGATTTGTATTTTCCATCTTTTGTTATATTTTCTTTCCATTCAATAAATACGGAATTTGGTATATGTCCCTTGATTCTCTCAAGTTTAGATCTCGCATCAAGCACAACCATTTGATTGTCTTCAATTGATGCTTTTACTTCTTCCAGAGTTGCAACAAGCTTTGGATTTGCATCTTTCGCTACATATTTTGAAGTTTTTGAAGGCTTGCTAGGTGCCGCCATTGGAAGACCTGATTTTTCCCACGCCATTATTTGACCATCTAATATAAAGACATCTCCCTTATGTCCATAAAGGTTTAGTATCCACCATAATCTTGTGGCATTCATCATCCCATTATCGTCTACAATCACTACTGTATCTTTATTTTCTATCCCCATTTTTGACATAAAACTTTCAAACTCTTCCTTTGGAAGAACCATTCCCTTAACTCCGTCTCTCTCCCTTGAAAAATCTTTATTCAATACCACCATGGCTCCTGGTATTGTTTTTTCAGGAACCTTATTCCATCTGTAGTCCAATACCACCACATCTTTTTTATCCTTGATCTTGTTCAATTTTTCCGGTGTGATTAGACCTCCCGCCACTGAAACTGCATAAAGTGTCACCATCATCAATAAAGCTACTAATTTCTTCATCTTTTCTCCCTCCTAGATTTTATTTTTATGTTACTGTTAATAATTTAACTATGTTTAAACTTAAAATAACTTTTCTTGTTTAAAAAATTATTGATATTTCAAGACCTAAAACCTTTTTAAATATCTAATTTTATTAAAATTTAAATTCCTAAATATAAAAACTTATTTTTAAAAAGCTTGTTCTTTGAATCTGAATAAATTAAATAAGCATATTTTTTTCACAAATTCAAACATTCATAGTCTCAAATCAGATATTTTTACCATTTTCTTTTTGCCAGGCTTTGATCCCCCCTGCCATGTCATAGACTTCGTTAAAACCCATTTTAGTCATCAGGGCAGCAGCAGCCTTACTTCTTCCCCCGATTGCACAAAATACCAGATATGGCACCTCTTTGTCTAGTTTTTCCACCTCTTTTTTAAAATGATTCAGCTTTAGAAAATCAATTAAAATCGCACCATCAATATTACCTTCAAATTTGTTTTCTTTTTCGGTTCTTACGTCAATTAAAACCATATCCTTTTTCATTTCCATAAGATTTTTAGCCTCTTCAACTGAAACTATTTTGAACCCATCAGATTTTCTTTTGAAAAAATTTAACACCATAAACCACATCCTTCAATTCTATTAAATAATAATTTATTTTTTCCCGTAAAAAAATTTATCTGTTTTACTATTATTTTTCTTTAAACTTTTCATTTTTTTTCAAAAATTTTGGAATCAAAGATATAAATACAAAACAAAAAGCAGCAATTCCAAGATAAGCAAGATTTTTGGTAGATAAACCTTCTCCACTAGCTATAGCTCCTGCACTAAGTGTATAGGCAGCCGTTCCAGGGATTATAAAAATTGTAGAAAGAATCCAATACTGCAAAAAACTAATCCCTGTCAGTCCATAGACATAATTTTGAACATTAAAAGGAAAAATAGGGACTAATCTTGTGGTCATAAGAATTCTCCAACCTTGCTTTTTAACTCCCTGATCTATCCTTTGGAAAATCAGAGAATCTGAAAATTTTTTCTCTATAGGTTCCCTGAAGAGATATCTAGCCACAAGAAACGCAGATGATAATCCCAGACTAGCTCCTATAACTGTGTATATTGTCCCCATAAGAGGGCCAAATACTATCCCTCCCAAAACCGTAATGGGAAGTCCTGGCAAAAAGAAAATGCAGGCTACTATGTAAAGTATCATATAAACTAAAGGCCCTAATACTCCAAAACTATTTATCCAATTTTTTAGCTCTTTTATATTTTCAAGGCTGATATAATCAAAAACTCCGCCTCTATACAGCATAAAAATAACAGTCAAGAAAGCTATGAAAATTGCCGATCCTTTTTTATTCTTCATACCCCACTCTCCATAACAGACAGACCTTATTTTTCAGTATTTTTAATATTTTTTATCTTTTTATTAGCACAGCCTCCATTGATTATATTATATTACCCTAATATTTAGATAAGGGCAATTTTTATTTTACAAAATTTTTTAAGTTTATTTTTAAATATTTACATTGTCCACTATTGACACCAATATGTTCTTCAGTTATATTTATATTATAAATATAACTTCGAAAAAACATCTATGATGTGAATGAACTGTATTGAAAAAAGTTATCAAATATTTAAAAAAAATCGGTCTGTCATAAATCATTTATATTTTTTTTAACCTTTGGAGTTAAATTAGGAGGTAAACCATGTACACACTAATTTTGAAAAACAAAGATAATACCAGACACTTTATGGAAAATATTACAGACTTCAAAAGTGAAAAGGAAGTAGTAATTTTTAAATCATTTGATGGATGTCAAAAGATAATCAAAGGAAAAATAAAAAAAATCACTAATAATAATATATTTTTAGAAGTCGACAAGTCCAGAATGGATCCCGAGCTAGCTCCACTTAACTTCTAAAACTAAAATCAATCTAAAACCTGCAAAGGGCACTTGAAAAAGTTGCCTTTGCAGGTTTTTTTTATTCTCATATTCAGTTGATTATTATTCTCAATTTTTTAAAAAAATAATACCTATAAGCAATGTATTTTAAGTATTTTATTTCTAGTCAGAATATCATAAGTTCTTTGAATAGTCAACTTCCTATTTTCAAATAATTCAGGAATAAAAAAAAGCACCCATTAGGTGCTTGAATATCAATGGTGCCTAGAAGTGGATTCGAACCACCGACCGCACGGGTATGAACCGTGTGCTCTAGCCAACTGAGCTATCTAGGCTTATATAATGGTGGAGCTAACCGGGATCGAACCGGTGACCTCTACGCTGCCAGCGTAGCGCTCTCCCAGCTGAGCTATAGCCCCAACTTTAAAAATATAATGGTGGTGAGAGAAGGATTCGAACCTTCGAAGGCGGAGCCGGCAGATTTACAGTCTGCTCCCTTTGGCCACTCGGGAATCTCACCATTATTGGTACCCCGTAGGAGAATCGAACTCCTCTCTCCAGAGTGAAAATCTGGTGTCCTAACCGATGGACGAACGGGGCTTATTTGGTGGTCGCAACAGGACTTGAACCTGTGACCCCCTGCTTGTAAGGCAGGTGCTCTCCCAACTGAGCTATGCGACCGTATTTTGTTGGTACCCCGTAGGAGAATCGAACTCCTCTCTCCAGAGTGAAAATCTGGTGTCCTAACCGATGGACGAACGGGGCTTATTGGAGCGGGAAACCAGGGTCGAACTGGCGACATTCAGCTTGGAAGGCTGACGCTCTACCAACTGAGCTATTCCCGCATAATTATGGTGCCGCTTATCGGAGTCGAACCAATCACCTACTGATTACAAGTCAGTTGCTCTACCAGATGAGCTAAAGCGGCATAAGTGGTGCGTCACACAGGGATCGAACCTGTGACAACACGATTAAAAGTCGTGTGCTCTACCAACTGAGCTAGTGACGCATTTCCTCTAGCAACAGGATTAATAATATCATAGCTACAGGGCTTTGTCAACGCTTTTTTTCATCTCTTTATTTAGACTCTTAAAAAATTAAAAATCCTTCTTAAACTTTCATAAATATTGACTTTATTATGTTCTAAAAACCCTTATAAAAACTTGAGATTTTTCTATAAAGCCCCTCTTTTAAGATTAGTTATCATTTCATAAACTTCATAAGATTTTCCTTTAAGGTTTCTGAGGCAAAGGATGCTCTTACGCTGTTGTAATATATCTCCTTATAACCTTCATAGGTCATATGAAACTCTCTAGAAACGAGACTTATCTCTTTTTCTAAGCTGGTGTTTGATACTGTCCGGTTATCTGTATTCAGTGTGACCATTATTCCATTGTTTAGAAATCTATAAACAGGATGCTCAGAAATTTTATTTACGGCTCTTGTCTGAATATTGCTTGTTGGACACATCTCCAGGGTGATACTCTGTTTTTTTACAATTTCATAAGCCTCTGGGCAGTCTTTTATAAATACCCCGTGACCTATCCTTTCTGCTCCCAATAGCTTAACCGCATCCCTCACATTTTCCCCTATACCTGTTTCTCCTGCATGTATAGTTATCCTGTATCCATACTCCTTGGCTAGCTTCATAGGCTCCTGAAAAACCTCACAAAAGCCTCTATTTTCATTGGCACACAAATCTATCCCAACTACTCCTCTCCCTAGGAACTTTCTTCCCTTTTCAACCACTTCAAAGGCTTTTTCAACATCAAAATTTCTCATGCAGCAGAGTATAATATTTCCATTAATTTGAAATTTCTTTTCTCCAATTTTCATCCCTTCAATAACGCTAGAGATGACTTCTTCTACTGTGAGACCCCTATGTGTATGAAGCTGGGGTGCAAACCTTATTTCTATGTACTTTACATTTTCCTTAGCTGCATCTTCCATAAGTTCAGAAGTCACTCTTATGAGATTCTCTTTTGACTGCATCACAAGTCCCGGAAGGCTAAACCTTGTAAGATATTCGCCGAGATCCTTGCAGTTTGTAGGAGCTATCATCTGCGCCTTTATTTCATCAAGGTCATAGGTAGAAAGTTCTATTCCGTCCTTTTTAGCTATTTCCATAACACTAAGAGGTCTTATACTCCCATCTAGATGACAATGTAGTTCTATTTTAGGTAAAGATTTTACGTCCATTTCTCCTCCTTAAAATTACAACAAAACTATTCTCGAGTGTGGCTAAAAACTTAGATCTATTTCTTTATTCTTTAGTTCCTGAAAATAAAAAAATCTCATTACGAAAAAAACACAAACATTTAGTTTTTTTCGTAATCAGAAATTTAAAGTTTCTGTCAAAGATTCCTGTATAGTAACAACAGGTAAATATAATTTTATTTTTAGATTTTACCTATATTATCATCAAAAAATAAAAAAAAGTAGGACAGTTGTCAAATTTTGAAAAATTGTATAAAAATACCGCCCTTAAAAGAGCGGTAAAGTCATCTCTGATTTTAAACTATCACTTTTCAACTATATCTTTTTTTCTAAATTCAAACCCTCTCAATATACTCTTTAATTCCCCATAGGTACTGTTTGCTATAAATGTAGAACCTGCAAGTCCGTCAAATTCAATCTCAGCATACTCTTTTCCTATATAACTGTTTTTCCAATTATAGTCATGAACCTCTTGATGTTTATCATTTGCATCTGGAAGATAAAAATCCATAAGTTTTCCGTCTGGAGAGATTATTGCCAAAAGTGCCTCGTGTTTATTGTAACTCTTTATGTGTGTTATCGCTCCATAGCCTACTATTTCCCCATTTTTATAAAGAGGAATATAGTTATAATATCCTAGGCCCTTTGAATCCTTCTTGTCTCCAAAACTGTCATAGTCTACCTTCATCATCCTAAAACTTCCTCTAAAATTGTCGATATTGTATCTAGATCCATCTCTGCTGCTTAT carries:
- the add gene encoding adenosine deaminase; the encoded protein is MDVKSLPKIELHCHLDGSIRPLSVMEIAKKDGIELSTYDLDEIKAQMIAPTNCKDLGEYLTRFSLPGLVMQSKENLIRVTSELMEDAAKENVKYIEIRFAPQLHTHRGLTVEEVISSVIEGMKIGEKKFQINGNIILCCMRNFDVEKAFEVVEKGRKFLGRGVVGIDLCANENRGFCEVFQEPMKLAKEYGYRITIHAGETGIGENVRDAVKLLGAERIGHGVFIKDCPEAYEIVKKQSITLEMCPTSNIQTRAVNKISEHPVYRFLNNGIMVTLNTDNRTVSNTSLEKEISLVSREFHMTYEGYKEIYYNSVRASFASETLKENLMKFMK
- a CDS encoding FAD-dependent oxidoreductase, whose protein sequence is MGVLPKEVMENMKDIVDNCMGDSNPACQSSCPMHTDIKEYVRLVGEGDGEGAIRVIREKLFLPKTLGRVCAHPCEAGCRRGDEDKPISVANIKRYAADNFDNPINWDLNKKPATGKKVAVIGAGPAGAQAAIDLSKNGHEVTIYDKLPVLGGMMRVGIPEYRLPREVIDEEYSILEMLGVKIVLGVEIGVDIDFEVLKNDNDAVIIAVGRQAGRIDSSLKNHDAKGVYSAAEYLKEISLTGGSNGVGKRVAVVGGGDVAMDCARSSLRLQGVEEVYSVCLEASYEEMTSSMHEVKGAIAEGVKFNLAMGTNEILIDDTGRVKGLEIKECVSIFDDEGRFNPKCNEDNKKMLDVDTVVFAIGQGIDSGFDKKETIAKRKNGTFETDEFTMQSVTDEKVFVAGDCASAFIVIDAMAEGRRAAISADRFMTGEDLKAGRTMEEEGAYKTKLDLPTEYLPEGWDAAEKVERVTAKELDSTERIKSFSETEFTFTKEEAEKEANRCLQCTCKLCMKECIMLNDFTDCPKTLFEEYLEKGYAAMDPKISYSCNACSQCTLKCPKDFDMKGAFMGMRPEYIKDNGGKSPMKGHQAIEVHQYLGYSKFFNTTNAAPDGKKTKYVFFPGCSLPSYNPEAVGNVLGHLQDKLNGEVGSVLKCCGKPTKALGQKEKFKERFGEVQDEIDKLGADTVIVACQSCLAVFSEYLKQDVVSLWTLLPEIGLPDEKYGIGKESDIVFNIHDSCSAREKTDLHDGIRWIIDKMGYKVDELENSREKTRCCGFGGMVVPANPDVAGRVMKRRAEENTTGHMISYCAACRESMESGGADSVHILDLLFGETYTKEKVNPRNMGPVKQWMNRYKSKQELDKKSK
- a CDS encoding rhodanese-like domain-containing protein, giving the protein MKKLVALLMMVTLYAVSVAGGLITPEKLNKIKDKKDVVVLDYRWNKVPEKTIPGAMVVLNKDFSRERDGVKGMVLPKEEFESFMSKMGIENKDTVVIVDDNGMMNATRLWWILNLYGHKGDVFILDGQIMAWEKSGLPMAAPSKPSKTSKYVAKDANPKLVATLEEVKASIEDNQMVVLDARSKLERIKGHIPNSVFIEWKENITKDGKYKSKSELKKLYRDSGITKNLKAIMPHCKSAVRSTQSMFALVEILGYDNVKNYDGSWLEYEAVKAPVKYGM
- a CDS encoding TVP38/TMEM64 family protein; this encodes MKNKKGSAIFIAFLTVIFMLYRGGVFDYISLENIKELKNWINSFGVLGPLVYMILYIVACIFFLPGLPITVLGGIVFGPLMGTIYTVIGASLGLSSAFLVARYLFREPIEKKFSDSLIFQRIDQGVKKQGWRILMTTRLVPIFPFNVQNYVYGLTGISFLQYWILSTIFIIPGTAAYTLSAGAIASGEGLSTKNLAYLGIAAFCFVFISLIPKFLKKNEKFKEK
- a CDS encoding rhodanese-like domain-containing protein; the protein is MVLNFFKRKSDGFKIVSVEEAKNLMEMKKDMVLIDVRTEKENKFEGNIDGAILIDFLKLNHFKKEVEKLDKEVPYLVFCAIGGRSKAAAALMTKMGFNEVYDMAGGIKAWQKENGKNI